In the genome of Armatimonadota bacterium, the window GCGCGCCCACTGCCGAAAGCGAATCAGCGCCGCGCCGCTGGCATCGTATCCCCCGTCTTCAGAATAGAACCACTCGCCGCGGTCCAAGTGAAAGCCCAATGTCCTATCGCCGTGCTCCCACTCCTCCAATCCCTCGCCGATCTCGACAAGCGCGCGCTCGATCTCTTCCCACCAACGATCGGCGCAGACCGAGGGCGGTCCGACCGTGCCGTCCGCCAAACGCATGACCGCTTCGGGATAGTCGGCCTGCCACTCTGCATGGGGCGTCGGCACCAGTCGCCATATGACGTAGGCATCCGGATGCGACTCGACCAGCCTTGTCGTAGCCTTCTTGATCGACGCTAGCGCGTCGCTGCCGCCAGTGCGAGCCGATCGAACAGGGATCAGAAACGATACGACCTTGAGCCCAGCGTTCACTGCCTGGCCGACCTGCTTCCAAACCCTCTCTTCCGTCTCGCTATCGTCGTAATAGCCAAAGAAGATGAACGGCGGGAGGGTCTCTTCGCCGACTTTGAGCATCGCGGCGCCGCCGACAAACTCGACCTTGGCGACGGGGAAGCGCGAAACCTTGGGCGGTTCGGGCTTGGGCTCTGGCCTGGGTTGGGCTCTTCTGCGAGTTCTTGTTGCGGGTTTTTTGGGCTCTGGCTCGACCGCTGGCTCCTCGGTCTTGCGCTTTGCCTTCGTCGGCTCCGGCTTTTCGACCGGTTTCTTGGTCGCCGGCCTTCGAGTCTTCTTCTCAGGTTCCGGCGCGACGACCGCCTCGGCAACCGGTTCTTCAGCCGCCTTCTTTGTGCGGCCCCGCTTGGCCGGTTTGGCCTCGGTTGCTGCTGCTTGCGGGGCTTTCTTCGCCCTCGTCGTCCTCTTCTTGGGCTCCTCTATCTTAACGGCTTCGGTTTCAACGGGCGTCGCTTGCGGCGACGGCTCTTGCTCGGTCTTCTTTTTTCTTGGCATTGGGTTCAATCGGCGGGAGTTCCTTAATCCAGTTTAGTAATTGAGCCGGGGCTTCAAAGAAGAACTCTGGTTCAAAAGCTGTCAGTTCTTCTCGCGTGCCGGCTCCCCATCCGACGGCGGCGACGCGGGCTCCCGCCTCTCTGCCGCATCGCAGGTCGTAAAGGGTGTCGCCGATTAGGATCGTCTCCTTGGGATCGGCGTTCAGGCGGCGCATGGCCTCCTGCATCGAATCGGGCGCGGGCTTAGGTCTTGGGACATCGTCGCATCCCACGATGGCGTCCAGCTGCTCGGCGACGCCGAGTCTTGGGAGCGCTGTTGCCAGTTCGGCTCGATTCTTGGATGTTACTAGCGCGGTCTTGCGACCAGAATGCTTAGCGGCCTTCAGCGCTTCGACGGCCTCCGGCACAATTCTCTCCAGATGCTTGTTCGCCTCGAAGTAGGCCATCTCTTCCTGCGCCATCGATTCGTGGTTCAGCGGCGCCGACGATAGATGGTCAAAATACCGCATCTGAGGGTCTAAAGGCATGCCGATCAGCGGTCGAAGTTCTTCATCGGAAAATTCGCGGCCAAGGCCGAATCGGTATGCATGGCGCAGGGATTGAAGGATGAGTTGAACGGTGTCGATCAATGTGCCGTCGACGTCGAAGCATACCGCTCGGATCGATCCGTTCATTAACGGGTTCGAGTATACCATAATAGGACGGGACGGCTGAACGTCTAACTGTCGATCACGGAGGAAAATATGAAAACGAAGATAACGATGATTGTCGGCCTGGCCTTAACGGCGATCCTGGCCCATTCCGACGTTCACGGCACATATCGCT includes:
- a CDS encoding HAD-IA family hydrolase, which encodes MNGSIRAVCFDVDGTLIDTVQLILQSLRHAYRFGLGREFSDEELRPLIGMPLDPQMRYFDHLSSAPLNHESMAQEEMAYFEANKHLERIVPEAVEALKAAKHSGRKTALVTSKNRAELATALPRLGVAEQLDAIVGCDDVPRPKPAPDSMQEAMRRLNADPKETILIGDTLYDLRCGREAGARVAAVGWGAGTREELTAFEPEFFFEAPAQLLNWIKELPPIEPNAKKKEDRARAVAASDAR